One window of the Sus scrofa isolate TJ Tabasco breed Duroc unplaced genomic scaffold, Sscrofa11.1 Contig2561, whole genome shotgun sequence genome contains the following:
- the LOC110258621 gene encoding olfactory receptor 10C1-like, translated as MTFNCSLWQDNSMSVKRFAFARFSEVTEQCFLLFTLILLMFLASLTGNALIATAIWTNRVLHTPMYFFLANLSLLEIGYTCSVIPKMLQSLVSEARGISREGCATQMFFFTFFGISECCLLAAMAFDRYMAICSPLHYATRMSRGVCVHLAMVSWGVGCMVSLGQTNYIFSLDFCGPCEIDHFFCDLPPILALACGDTSHNEAAVFAVAILCISSPFLLIIAAYGRILAAVLSMPSPEGRQKALSTCSSHLLVVTLFYGSGSVTYLRPKASHSPGIDKLLALSYTVVTSMLNPIIYSLRNKEVKAALRRTLGKKKVLAHR; from the coding sequence ATGACCTTCAACTGTTCCTTGTGGCAGGACAACAGCATGTCTGTCAAACGCTTTGCCTTTGCCAGATTCTCTGAGGTCACTGAacagtgtttccttttgtttaccCTCATCCTGCTCATGTTCTTAGCATCACTGACGGGCAATGCTCTCATAGCCACTGCCATCTGGACCAACCGggtcctccacacccccatgtacttcttcctggccaaCCTGTCTCTCTTGGAGATTGGCTACACGTGCTCTGTCatacccaagatgctgcagagccTTGTGAGCGAGGCCCGAGGAATCTCTCGGGAGGGGTGTGCCACACAGatgtttttcttcacattttttggTATCAGTGAGTGCTGTCTTTTGGCCGCCATGGCTTTTGACCGCTATATGGCCATATGCTCCCCACTTCACTATGCAACACGAATGAGTCGTGGAGTGTGTGTCcatttggcaatggtttcttggGGAGTGGGATGCATGGTAAGCTTGGGCCAGACCAACTATATTTTCTCCCTGGACTTCTGTGGCCCCTGTGAAAtagaccacttcttctgtgacctcccCCCTATCCTGGCACTTGCCTGTGGGGATACCTCCCATAATGAGGCTGCAGTCTTTGCTGTGGCCatcctttgcatttccagccCATTTTTACTCATCATTGCTGCTTATGGCAGAATTCTAGCTGCCGTGCTGAGCATGCCCTCACCTGAGGGTCGCCAAAAAGCTCtttccacctgttcttcccacttaCTTGTAGTAACACTCTTCTATGGCTCAGGATCTGTCACCTACTTGAGACCCAAGGCTAGCCATTCACCAGGAATAGATAAACTCCTAGCCCTCTCCTATACCGTGGTGACATCCATgctcaaccccatcatctacagtTTACGGAACAAGGAAGTCAAGGCAGCTCTTAGGAGAACTCTAGGCAAGAAAAAAGTATTGGCTCATAGGTAG
- the LOC110258623 gene encoding olfactory receptor 2J3-like, with protein sequence MMMEKINATLEGYFVLLGFSNWPHLEVILFVVILMFYLMTLIGNLFIIILSYVDAHLHTPMYFFLSNLSFLDLCYTTSSIPQLLINLWGPEKKISYNGCMTQLYFVLALGSTECVLLVVMSYDRYAAVCRPLHYTVLMHPRFCHLLAVASWASGFTNSALHSFFTFWVPLCGHRQVDHFLCEVPALLRLSCIDTHANKLTLMITSSIFVLIPLILILSSYGAIARAVLRMQSTAGLQKVFGTCGAHLMVVSLFFIPAMCIYLQPPSGNSQDQGKFIALFYTGVTPSLNPLIYTLRNKDVRGAVRRLMG encoded by the coding sequence ATGATGATGGAAAAAATCAATGCAACTTTGGAAGGCTACTTTGTTCTACTGGGTTTTTCTAATTGGCCTCATCTGGAAGTAATACTCTTTGTGGTTATCTTGATGTTCTACTTGATGACATTGATAGGCAACCTGTTCATCATCATCTTGTCATACGTAGATGCCCATCTACAcacacccatgtatttcttcctctcaaACCTCTCTTTTCTGGATCTCTGCTATACCACCAGCTCCATCCCTCAGTTGCTGATCAACCTCTggggcccagaaaaaaaaatttcttacaaTGGTTGCATGACTCAACTTTATTTCGTCCTTGCATTGGGATCCACAGAATGTGTGCTGCTGGTGGTGATGTCCTATGACCGTTATGCAGCTGTATGTAGACCCTTGCATTACACTGTCCTCATGCACCCTCGTTTTTGCCAtctgttggctgtggcttcttGGGCAAGTGGCTTTACCAactcagcacttcattccttctttACCTTTTGGGTACCCCTGTGTGGACATCGCCAAGTGGACCATTTCTTGTGTGAAGTTCCAGCACTGCTTAGACTGTCATGCATTGATACTCATGCTAATAAGCTGACCCTCATGATCACAAGCTCCATTTTTGTTCTCATACCTCTCATCCTCATTCTCAGCTCCTATGGTGCCATTGCCCGtgctgtgctgaggatgcagtcAACAGCTGGACTTCAGAAAGTCTTTGGGACATGTGGAGCCCATCTTATGGTTGTATCCCTGTTTTTCATTCCAGCCATGTGCATATACCTTCAGCCCCCATCAGGAAATTCTCAAGATCAAGGAAAGTTCATTGCCCTTTTTTACACTGGTGTCACGCCTAGCCTCAACCCTCTAATCTATACCCTGAGAAACAAAGATGTAAGAGGGGCAGTAAGAAGATTAATGGGGTGA